A single genomic interval of Carassius auratus strain Wakin chromosome 30, ASM336829v1, whole genome shotgun sequence harbors:
- the LOC113048725 gene encoding cytoskeleton-associated protein 2-like has translation MEAVTDEDASKLSKIELRKQKLAEYLAAKGRLKAPNPKPYLKEKKHAEDEQKSKTTAEGKENRGIRGTNTKEVKASEEGDKNTSSKKGLGISSLAKAQTQPSGNSHNAVREGLRVLKTQSNKTASLQTQKPAATFKTTRSQSLQSVQPKAQTASQSHSAKTRKPSLVSICNPSQSGRGVSVPRSTDQSRTVQSTRPSAKKLPETSVKSSSAASSTTRRATKVQGNGVSKTQVKPTERPRSLSAVHTRSSQSNQKPNPSTNTSDVNRRKDTFSVDATKPKSNQATRASAASTLSKPAAREAAAVSRNKGTSTAASTRPAGRSSRSCVQIDKPADQLQTPKSRRCPSAQGVRTAPLDDGQKKPTAAQEDRLRKLQEWRESRSITYKRPPMPVRVVRRKTVSTLPQPYWTSIENEDGVHDIVFAVDRSLDDCIELLQQGFPAERVRDVLSRVPMAQKFAKYWICQARLMEREGNPELLAMFQEAIRVVREPVDELRSVVFEILKKRQIQGSSLTPEETGVCDEEDGDDIIHTPKPISALISGARGDSSVVKYKITATPGGKRGQRGAEAGRVDGHEIRFFTPVRRSVRIERSAQRYPTALREHEPCVTSLCELAAERQEEVKGQSSPVYVYRENEALEDRVHVTLVYPEEDET, from the exons AGCTACGCAAACAGAAATTGGCAGAATACCTTGCTGCAAAAGGCAGACTGAAAGCTCCTAATCCAAA GCCGTATCTCAAGGAGAAGAAACATGCTGAAGATGAGCAGAAGTCTAAGACT ACAGCGGAAGGAAAGGAGAACCGTGGCATCAGAGGCACAAATACAAAAGAAGTCAAGGCATCAGAAGAGGGTGATAAAAACACATCCTCAAAAAAAGGACTTGGTATCAGTTCGCTAGCCAAAGCCCAAACACAGCCGTCCGGTAATTCCCATAATGCTGTTCGGGAAGGCCTTCGTGTTCTCAAGACGCAGAGCAACAAAACAGCTTCTCTTCAAACTCAGAAACCAGCTGCGACGTTCAAGACGACTCGATCACAAAGCCTTCAAAGTGTCCAACCGAAAGCTCAGACAGCGTCACAATCCCATTCTGCAAAGACAAGAAAGCCCAGTCTTGTGTCCATCTGTAACCCTTCACAGTCTGGACGTGGCGTCTCTGTCCCCAGAAGCACAGATCAGAGCCGCACCGTTCAGTCTACAAGGCCTTCAGCCAAGAAATTACCTGAAACAAGCGTCAAATCAAGCTCCGCTGCCAGTTCGACGACTCGAAGAGCAACTAAAGTGCAGGGAAACGGTGTTTCTAAAACCCAAGTGAAACCCACAGAACGACCCAGAAGTCTGAGTGCTGTGCACACCCGCAGTTCTCAAAGCAACCAGAAACCAAACCCATCCACGAACACATCCGACGTGAACCGGAGGAAGGATACCTTCTCCGTCGATGCAACTAAACCGAAATCAAACCAAGCGACGAGAGCGAGCGCTGCTTCCACTCTCTCTAAACCTGCGGCTAGAGAAGCAGCAGCGGTCAGCAGAAATAAAGGAACGAGCACCGCTGCTTCCACCAGACCGGCCGGCCGGAGCTCCAGGAGCTGTGTTCAGATCGACAAGCCTGCGGATCAGCTCCAGACTCCCAAATCCAGACGGTGTCCCAGCGCTCAAGGAGTCCGGACCGCTCCTCTAGATGATGGACAGAAGAAGCCCACTGCAGCTCAGGAGGACAGACT gcgTAAGCTCCAGGAGTGGAGGGAGTCCAGGAGCATCACGTATAAACGCCCCCCCATGCCCGTCCGGGTGGTCAGGAGGAAGACCGTTTCTACTCTTCCTCAGCCCTACTGGACTTCTATAGAGAATGAAGACGGGGTTCATGACATTGTCTTTGCTGTGGACCGATCGCTGGATGACTGCATTGAATTATTACAGCAG GGTTTCCCGGCGGAGCGGGTCAGAGATGTGCTGTCTCGGGTGCCAATGGCACAGAAGTTTGCTAAATACTGGATCTGTCAGGCCAGACTAATGGAAAGAGAGGGAAACCCGGAGCTGCTGGCCATGTTTCAGGAGGCCATCCGTGTGGTCAGAGAG CCAGTGGATGAGCTACGTTCTGTGGTTTTTGAGATCCTGAAAAAGAGACAGATTCAAG GTTCATCTCTGACACCAGAAGAGACTGGAGTGTGTGATGAAGAGGACGGCGATGACATCATACACACCCCGAAACCCATCAGTGCCCTGATCTCTGGAGCGAGGGGAGACTCGTCCGTCGTCAAGTACAAGATCACAGCCACCCCTGG GGGTAAGAGGGGTCAGCGAGGAGCAGAAGCAGGACGAGTGGACGGTCACGAGATCCGCTTCTTCACCCCGGTGCGCCGCTCGGTGCGGATCGAGAGAAGCGCTCAGCGTTATCCCACAGCGCTGCGGGAACACGAGCCCTGTGTGACCTCTCTCTGTGAGCTCGCAGCGGAGCGTCAggaagaggtcaaaggtcagagctCTCCGGTGTACGTGTACCGAGAGAACGAAGCGCTGGAGGACCGTGTTCACGTTACACTGGTTTATCCAGAGGAGGACGAGACGTGA